The following coding sequences are from one Ramlibacter henchirensis window:
- a CDS encoding FAD-dependent oxidoreductase: protein MDTTSLWRATARGPCFGMLKGDEQCDVLVIGGGITGVTTALLLAEQGRKVVLLEADEIGSGTTGNSTGNLYMTTSQGLSSVASSWDDGVAREAMLARKSAVDFIEQRCRDLPGAAFTRCAMYRGARFATDQPSVEQEHQTLARLGAPVRMEEGWPGGLPPPSGRVMVLADQAQFQPQAYVTGLARLAAKAGASVHEHSRVLELDAKQRIATTSGGTVKAGEIVMATHSPKGVHIVHAEMPVHREYAVAFEVGAVDPGPGIFWWKGEEGLSIRILVHEGKRYLVAAGSEHKVGTHNAKAALMAVEAMANSHLSPGPLVHRWSAQNYRSHDGLPYIGRDHSGCFIATGFATDGLTWGTVAARGIAAELAGQKDAFIERCSPRRFTPMKGAKALVEENVTTLKTLVQGYLTGGQHEHLANLAPGDSAIVEADGETFAAYRAPDGELFAVSPVCTHMGCKVRWNSVETSWDCPCHGSRFRPDGTVIEGPAVAPLKRRTTELR, encoded by the coding sequence ATGGACACCACCTCGCTGTGGCGCGCGACCGCGCGCGGCCCGTGCTTCGGCATGCTGAAGGGCGACGAGCAGTGCGACGTGCTGGTGATCGGCGGCGGGATTACGGGCGTTACCACCGCGCTGCTGCTCGCGGAGCAGGGACGCAAGGTCGTGCTGCTGGAAGCCGACGAGATCGGCAGTGGAACGACCGGCAACTCCACCGGCAACCTGTACATGACGACCAGCCAGGGCCTGTCGTCCGTCGCGTCCAGCTGGGACGACGGCGTGGCGCGCGAAGCGATGCTTGCCCGCAAGTCGGCCGTCGACTTCATCGAGCAACGCTGCCGGGACCTGCCCGGCGCCGCGTTCACCCGCTGCGCGATGTACCGTGGCGCGCGGTTCGCGACGGACCAGCCCTCGGTCGAGCAGGAGCACCAGACGCTCGCGCGGCTGGGCGCGCCCGTGCGCATGGAAGAAGGCTGGCCGGGCGGCTTGCCGCCGCCTTCGGGCCGCGTGATGGTGCTGGCGGACCAGGCCCAGTTCCAGCCACAGGCCTACGTCACGGGACTGGCGCGTCTCGCGGCGAAGGCCGGCGCTTCGGTGCACGAGCACTCGCGCGTGCTGGAGCTCGACGCGAAGCAGCGTATCGCCACCACCTCGGGCGGCACGGTCAAGGCCGGCGAGATCGTCATGGCCACGCACTCCCCCAAGGGCGTGCACATCGTGCATGCCGAGATGCCGGTGCACCGCGAGTACGCGGTCGCGTTCGAGGTCGGCGCCGTCGACCCAGGGCCGGGCATCTTCTGGTGGAAGGGCGAGGAAGGCCTGTCGATCCGAATCCTGGTCCACGAAGGCAAGCGCTACCTGGTCGCCGCCGGATCGGAACACAAGGTCGGCACGCACAACGCCAAGGCGGCATTGATGGCCGTCGAGGCCATGGCCAACAGCCACCTGAGCCCGGGGCCGCTGGTGCATCGGTGGTCCGCGCAGAACTACCGCTCGCACGACGGACTGCCCTACATCGGCCGCGACCACTCCGGCTGCTTCATCGCGACCGGCTTCGCCACCGACGGCCTGACGTGGGGAACTGTCGCCGCGCGCGGCATCGCCGCCGAACTGGCCGGCCAGAAGGATGCATTCATCGAACGCTGCTCGCCGCGGCGCTTCACGCCGATGAAGGGCGCCAAGGCCCTCGTCGAGGAGAACGTCACCACGCTCAAGACCCTGGTGCAGGGCTACCTGACCGGCGGCCAGCATGAGCACCTGGCCAACCTGGCGCCGGGCGACAGCGCGATCGTGGAAGCCGATGGCGAGACGTTCGCGGCGTATCGCGCCCCGGACGGCGAGCTGTTCGCGGTGTCGCCGGTCTGCACCCACATGGGCTGCAAGGTGCGCTGGAACAGCGTGGAGACCAGTTGGGACTGCCCCTGCCACGGAAGCCGGTTCCGACCGGACGGGACGGTGATCGAGGGGCCCGCGGTCGCGCCGCTGAAGCGGCGGACGACCGAGCTGCGCTAG
- the ilvD gene encoding dihydroxy-acid dehydratase produces the protein MAEQPIRLHLRSSNITEGKSRAPNRSMYYGMGYKETDFGKPMVGVANGHSTITPCNSGLQKLADAAVAGIEEAGGNPQIFGTPTISDGMAMGTEGMKYSLVSREVIADCIETCVQGQWMDGVVVIGGCDKNMPGGLMGMLRANVPAIYVYGGTILPGKWKGEDLNIVSVFEAVGQNAAGKISDQDLKDIEQHAIPGTGSCGGMYTANTMSSAFEAMGISLPYSSTMANPHDEKMNSARESAKVLLEAIRKDIKPRDIVTRKAIENAVAVIMATGGSTNAVLHFLAIAHAAEVEWTIDDFERIRKRTPVICDLKPSGKYLAVDLHRAGGIPQVMKVLLKAGLLHGDCITITGKTIAQVLAEVPDQPRGGQDVIRPIDKPMYKEGHLAILKGNLSPEGAVAKITGLKNPVITGPARVFDDEQSALEAILAGKIKAGDVMVLRYLGPKGGPGMPEMLAPTGALIGAGLGESVGLITDGRFSGGTWGMVVGHVAPEAAAGGNIALVKEGDSITIDAHQLKLQLNVDDAELAKRRSGWKAPAPRYTRGVQAKFAFNAASASKGAVLDNF, from the coding sequence GTGGCCGAACAGCCGATCCGCCTGCACCTGCGCAGCAGCAACATCACCGAAGGCAAGTCGCGCGCGCCGAACCGCTCCATGTACTACGGCATGGGCTACAAGGAGACCGACTTCGGCAAGCCCATGGTCGGCGTGGCCAACGGCCACAGCACCATCACGCCGTGCAACAGCGGCCTGCAGAAGCTGGCCGACGCGGCCGTCGCCGGCATCGAGGAGGCGGGCGGCAATCCGCAGATCTTCGGCACGCCCACCATCAGCGACGGCATGGCCATGGGCACCGAGGGCATGAAGTACTCGCTGGTCAGCCGCGAGGTGATCGCCGACTGCATCGAGACCTGCGTGCAGGGCCAGTGGATGGACGGGGTGGTGGTCATCGGCGGCTGCGACAAGAACATGCCGGGCGGCCTGATGGGGATGCTGCGCGCCAACGTGCCCGCCATCTACGTCTATGGCGGCACCATCCTGCCCGGCAAGTGGAAGGGCGAGGACCTGAACATCGTCAGCGTGTTCGAGGCCGTGGGCCAGAACGCCGCCGGCAAGATCAGCGACCAGGACCTCAAGGACATCGAGCAGCACGCGATCCCCGGCACCGGTTCCTGCGGGGGCATGTACACGGCCAACACCATGTCCTCGGCCTTCGAGGCGATGGGCATCTCCCTGCCCTACTCCTCCACCATGGCCAACCCGCACGACGAGAAGATGAACTCGGCGCGCGAGTCGGCCAAGGTGCTGCTGGAGGCGATCAGGAAGGACATCAAGCCGCGCGACATCGTGACGCGCAAGGCGATCGAGAACGCGGTGGCGGTGATCATGGCCACGGGCGGATCGACCAACGCGGTGCTGCACTTCCTGGCCATCGCCCACGCGGCCGAGGTGGAGTGGACCATCGACGACTTCGAGCGTATCCGCAAGCGCACGCCGGTGATCTGCGACCTCAAGCCCTCGGGCAAGTACCTCGCGGTGGACCTGCACCGCGCCGGCGGCATTCCGCAGGTCATGAAGGTGCTGCTCAAGGCCGGCCTGCTGCACGGCGACTGCATCACCATCACCGGCAAGACCATCGCGCAGGTGCTTGCCGAGGTGCCGGACCAGCCGCGTGGCGGCCAGGACGTGATCCGGCCGATCGACAAGCCGATGTACAAGGAAGGCCACCTCGCCATCCTCAAGGGCAACCTCTCGCCCGAAGGTGCGGTGGCCAAGATCACCGGCCTGAAGAACCCGGTGATCACCGGCCCGGCGCGCGTTTTCGACGACGAGCAGTCGGCGCTGGAGGCGATCCTGGCCGGAAAGATCAAGGCGGGCGATGTGATGGTGCTGCGCTACCTGGGCCCCAAGGGCGGCCCGGGCATGCCCGAGATGCTGGCGCCCACCGGAGCGCTCATCGGCGCCGGGCTCGGGGAGAGCGTGGGCCTGATCACCGACGGCCGCTTCTCCGGCGGCACGTGGGGCATGGTGGTGGGCCACGTGGCGCCGGAAGCGGCCGCCGGCGGCAACATCGCGCTCGTGAAGGAAGGCGACTCGATCACGATCGATGCGCACCAGCTCAAGCTGCAGCTGAACGTCGATGACGCGGAGCTGGCCAAGCGGCGGTCTGGCTGGAAGGCGCCGGCGCCGCGGTACACGCGGGGCGTGCAGGCGAAGTTCGCGTTCAACGCGGCGAGTGCGAGCAAGGGGGCGGTGCTGGACAACTTCTGA
- the lgt gene encoding prolipoprotein diacylglyceryl transferase: protein MLIHPKIDPVAFQVGPLAVHWYGLTYLAAFGLFFFLATRRLRHEPYASLQGAGAWSKRDIEDMLFLGVVGVILGGRLGYCLFYKPAYYAAHPLEIFFIWQGGMSFHGGMLGVIASQWWYARSRGKPFWQVMDFVAPCVPLGLAAGRVGNFINGELWGRAADPSLPWAMAFPQSGSMLPRHPSQVYQFLLEGVLLFVLLWLYARQPRREAQVSAMFLIGYGVFRFIAEFFREPDGHLLWLKDQTGMSMGQWLCVPMILFGIALWVWAQRRPEHSTAPARPRRAG, encoded by the coding sequence ATGCTGATTCACCCGAAGATCGACCCGGTCGCCTTCCAGGTCGGCCCGCTGGCGGTGCACTGGTACGGCCTGACCTACCTGGCCGCCTTCGGCCTGTTCTTCTTCCTGGCCACCCGGCGGCTGCGGCACGAGCCCTATGCCTCGCTGCAGGGCGCGGGCGCGTGGAGCAAGCGGGACATCGAGGACATGCTGTTCCTGGGCGTCGTGGGCGTCATCCTGGGCGGGCGCCTGGGCTACTGCCTGTTCTACAAGCCCGCCTACTACGCCGCGCACCCGCTGGAGATCTTCTTCATCTGGCAAGGCGGCATGAGTTTCCACGGCGGAATGCTGGGGGTGATCGCCTCGCAGTGGTGGTATGCGCGCTCGCGCGGCAAGCCCTTCTGGCAGGTGATGGACTTCGTGGCGCCGTGCGTGCCGCTCGGCCTGGCGGCGGGGCGCGTGGGCAATTTCATCAACGGCGAGTTGTGGGGCCGCGCCGCCGACCCGTCGCTGCCCTGGGCGATGGCGTTCCCGCAGAGCGGCTCGATGCTGCCGCGCCATCCTTCGCAGGTCTACCAGTTCCTGCTCGAAGGCGTGCTGCTGTTCGTGCTGCTCTGGCTGTATGCGCGCCAGCCGCGTCGTGAGGCGCAGGTCTCGGCCATGTTCCTCATCGGCTACGGCGTGTTCCGCTTCATCGCCGAATTCTTCCGCGAGCCCGACGGGCACCTGCTCTGGCTGAAGGACCAGACCGGCATGAGCATGGGCCAGTGGCTGTGCGTTCCCATGATCCTGTTCGGCATCGCCCTGTGGGTGTGGGCGCAGCGGCGGCCGGAACACAGCACCGCGCCCGCGCGTCCCCGGAGGGCCGGATGA
- a CDS encoding malonyl-CoA decarboxylase encodes MSVASDWLSRSFALLRPTGDAAAKPGAEARLPRSTTERLQATLRRDPEALSPRALRRALTELQAVVDPRVSEVEGARLAHGFMNWYAEATPEERRDAWLLMSEQFAPDAAKVRAAREHYETALGTPEEGHAEIRLRRAFTSPRTRLLQRFAGSPDGIRFLVDLRAELLGHLKSDRRLLPLEAELEALFSTWFDVAFLELQRISWDSPASLVEKLIKYEAVHDIRSWADVKNRLDSDRRCYGFFHPRMPGEPLIFVEVALMDGIADSITPLLDEAGPVSDLVRATTAIFYSISNTQAGLKGVSFGDSLIKHVVETLKAEFPRLKTFATLSPIPGLRLWMQKNAPPELIAALEDPLALPPKSPERAQLLAWAARYLGRELDNGKPLDPVARFHLGNGARVERLNWAADPSPKGLKQSFGLMVNYLYDPKRLDKHRAMLAQGQIPISGAIEDLYG; translated from the coding sequence ATGAGCGTCGCAAGCGATTGGCTGAGCCGCAGCTTCGCGCTGCTGCGGCCCACCGGCGACGCTGCGGCGAAGCCAGGGGCCGAAGCGCGCCTGCCCCGGTCGACCACCGAGCGCCTGCAGGCGACGCTGCGCCGCGACCCGGAGGCGCTGTCGCCACGCGCATTGCGCCGTGCGCTCACCGAATTGCAGGCCGTCGTCGATCCGCGCGTGAGCGAAGTCGAAGGCGCCCGGCTGGCCCACGGCTTCATGAACTGGTACGCGGAGGCCACGCCCGAGGAGCGGCGCGATGCCTGGCTGCTGATGAGCGAGCAGTTCGCGCCCGACGCCGCCAAGGTGCGCGCCGCGCGCGAGCACTACGAAACGGCACTCGGCACGCCCGAAGAAGGGCATGCCGAGATCCGCCTGCGCCGCGCCTTCACTTCGCCGCGCACGCGCCTGCTGCAACGCTTCGCGGGGTCGCCGGACGGCATCCGCTTCCTGGTGGACTTGCGCGCTGAGTTGCTTGGCCACCTGAAGTCCGACCGCCGGCTGCTGCCGCTGGAAGCCGAACTCGAAGCCCTGTTCTCCACCTGGTTCGACGTCGCCTTCCTGGAGCTGCAGCGCATCAGCTGGGACTCGCCCGCCTCGCTGGTCGAAAAGCTCATCAAGTATGAGGCGGTTCACGACATCCGCAGCTGGGCCGACGTCAAGAACCGGCTGGACAGCGACCGCCGCTGCTACGGCTTCTTCCATCCGCGCATGCCGGGCGAGCCGCTGATCTTCGTCGAGGTGGCGCTCATGGACGGCATCGCCGACAGCATCACGCCGCTGCTGGACGAGGCCGGGCCGGTCTCGGACCTGGTGCGCGCCACGACGGCGATCTTCTATTCGATCAGCAACACGCAGGCCGGACTCAAGGGCGTGAGCTTCGGCGACTCGCTGATCAAGCACGTGGTGGAAACGCTGAAGGCCGAATTCCCGCGGCTCAAGACCTTTGCGACCCTTTCGCCGATTCCGGGCCTTCGGCTGTGGATGCAGAAGAACGCGCCGCCGGAGCTGATCGCGGCGCTGGAGGACCCGCTCGCCTTGCCGCCGAAGTCGCCCGAGCGCGCGCAGCTCCTGGCCTGGGCGGCGCGTTATCTCGGGCGGGAGTTGGACAATGGCAAGCCCCTGGACCCCGTGGCGCGCTTCCACCTGGGCAACGGTGCTCGCGTGGAGCGGCTCAACTGGGCGGCCGACCCCTCGCCCAAGGGCCTGAAGCAGTCGTTCGGCCTGATGGTGAACTACCTGTACGACCCCAAGCGCCTGGACAAGCACCGCGCCATGCTCGCGCAGGGACAAATCCCGATTTCCGGCGCCATCGAAGACCTGTACGGTTGA
- a CDS encoding Bug family tripartite tricarboxylate transporter substrate binding protein, with translation MKAFGLQRRDVLRAAAAAAVSPVAFAQGNGWPARPVTVVVPFPAGGGTDAFARPLSAQFAKQTGKQLIIDNKGGAGGTVGASAAAKLAPDGYNLFMGAVHHTIAPSIYPRLDYDLEKDFVPITLVARVPQVVVVNPKRIDAPDFKTFLDMVRRNPGRYNYASAGNGTSHHLAGELFKIQTKTFITHIPYRGAGPALQDLITGSADLMFDGLGSSAGHIKGGRIRALMVSGNKRNPALPDVPSASEVGLPDYTVTTWYGLWAPKGTPPDAASRIAEEVRKAIQSDELKAIWANQGAEFPNFSQQQFASFISGEIKRWNQVVKTAGVKAD, from the coding sequence ATGAAGGCATTCGGATTACAGCGGCGCGACGTGCTGCGCGCGGCCGCGGCGGCGGCGGTCAGCCCCGTGGCTTTCGCTCAGGGCAACGGCTGGCCGGCGCGGCCGGTCACCGTGGTCGTTCCGTTCCCCGCCGGCGGCGGCACCGATGCCTTCGCGCGTCCGTTGTCGGCGCAGTTCGCCAAGCAGACCGGCAAGCAACTGATCATCGACAACAAGGGCGGGGCCGGCGGCACCGTGGGCGCCAGCGCCGCGGCCAAGCTTGCCCCGGACGGCTACAACCTGTTCATGGGCGCGGTGCACCACACCATCGCGCCGTCCATCTATCCGCGGCTCGACTACGACCTCGAGAAGGACTTCGTGCCGATCACGCTGGTGGCGCGCGTGCCGCAGGTGGTGGTGGTCAATCCCAAGCGCATCGACGCGCCGGATTTCAAGACCTTCCTGGACATGGTCAGGCGCAACCCGGGCCGCTACAACTACGCGTCCGCCGGCAACGGCACGTCGCACCACCTGGCCGGCGAGCTGTTCAAGATCCAGACCAAGACCTTCATCACCCACATTCCATACCGCGGCGCGGGCCCCGCGCTGCAGGACCTGATCACCGGCAGCGCCGACCTGATGTTCGACGGCCTGGGCTCCTCGGCCGGCCACATCAAGGGCGGCCGCATCCGCGCGCTGATGGTCTCGGGCAACAAGCGCAACCCGGCGTTGCCCGACGTGCCCAGTGCCTCCGAGGTCGGCCTGCCCGACTACACCGTCACGACCTGGTATGGCCTCTGGGCGCCCAAGGGCACCCCGCCGGACGCGGCAAGCCGCATTGCCGAGGAAGTGCGCAAGGCCATCCAGAGCGACGAACTCAAGGCGATCTGGGCCAACCAGGGCGCCGAGTTCCCCAACTTCTCGCAGCAGCAGTTCGCCTCCTTCATCAGCGGCGAGATCAAGCGCTGGAACCAGGTGGTCAAGACCGCCGGCGTGAAGGCCGACTGA
- a CDS encoding malonate--CoA ligase: protein MKNHNLFAALRAAFPGDLDEIAVETDEELAYSWRDLHRATAMIANLLVSLKLPEGSRVAVQVEKSVEAMMLYLATLRAGYVFLPLNTAYQSAEIGYFIGNAEPAVVVCSPKNFGWVSKIAFQAGTKNVFTLGDDRTGSLLDRAAQHSDRHEVAVKGEDDLAAILYTSGTTGRSKGAMLTHGNLLSNAQVLKDYWGWVPGDVLIHALPIFHVHGLFVGIHGALINGSRMIWLGKFDPKKVIAAMPRASVFMGVPTLYVRMLQEPALDREAARNMRLFIAGSAPLLIETFNEWRERTGHTILERYGMSETIMLTSNPYRPEQGERRGGTVGFPLPGVGLRIRDDEGNDLPAEEIGGIQVRGPNVFKGYWRMPEKTAEEFTADGWFKTGDVGKVDGLGYVHIVGRSKDLIISGGYNVYPAEIEGFINELPGVAESALVGVPHPDFGEVGIAVVIAKAGAKLEPEPILATLKSRLANFKIPKRCFVVSELPRNTMGKVQKNLLREQYKGLFEARA, encoded by the coding sequence ATGAAGAACCACAACCTCTTCGCCGCCCTGCGCGCGGCGTTCCCCGGGGACCTCGACGAGATCGCGGTCGAGACCGACGAAGAACTGGCCTACAGCTGGCGCGACCTGCACCGCGCGACGGCCATGATCGCGAACCTGCTGGTGTCGCTGAAGCTTCCCGAGGGCTCTCGCGTCGCGGTGCAGGTGGAGAAGTCCGTCGAGGCCATGATGCTGTACCTGGCCACGCTGCGCGCCGGCTACGTGTTCCTGCCGCTCAACACCGCGTACCAGAGCGCCGAGATCGGATACTTCATCGGCAACGCCGAGCCGGCCGTGGTGGTCTGCAGCCCGAAGAACTTCGGCTGGGTGAGCAAGATCGCCTTCCAGGCCGGCACGAAGAACGTGTTCACGCTCGGCGACGACCGCACCGGCTCGCTGCTGGATCGCGCGGCGCAGCACAGTGACAGGCACGAGGTGGCAGTCAAGGGCGAGGACGACCTCGCGGCCATCCTCTACACCAGCGGCACCACCGGCCGCAGCAAGGGCGCGATGCTCACGCACGGCAACCTGCTGTCGAACGCGCAGGTGCTGAAGGACTACTGGGGCTGGGTGCCGGGCGACGTGCTCATTCACGCGCTGCCCATCTTCCACGTCCACGGCCTGTTCGTCGGCATCCACGGCGCGCTGATCAACGGCAGCAGGATGATCTGGCTGGGCAAATTCGATCCGAAGAAGGTGATCGCCGCGATGCCGCGCGCCAGCGTCTTCATGGGCGTGCCCACGCTGTACGTGCGCATGCTGCAGGAGCCCGCGCTCGATCGCGAAGCGGCGCGCAACATGCGCCTGTTCATCGCCGGCTCGGCGCCGCTGCTGATCGAGACCTTCAACGAATGGCGCGAGCGCACCGGCCACACCATCCTGGAGCGTTACGGCATGAGCGAGACCATCATGCTGACCTCCAACCCGTACCGGCCCGAGCAGGGCGAGCGCCGCGGCGGCACCGTGGGCTTCCCGCTGCCGGGCGTGGGACTGCGCATCCGCGACGACGAGGGCAACGACCTGCCGGCCGAGGAGATCGGCGGCATCCAGGTGCGCGGGCCCAACGTGTTCAAGGGCTACTGGCGCATGCCGGAGAAGACGGCCGAGGAGTTCACCGCCGACGGCTGGTTCAAGACCGGCGACGTGGGCAAGGTGGACGGGCTCGGCTACGTGCACATCGTCGGCCGCAGCAAGGACCTGATCATCAGCGGCGGCTACAACGTCTACCCGGCGGAGATCGAAGGCTTCATCAACGAGCTGCCGGGCGTGGCCGAAAGCGCGCTGGTGGGTGTCCCGCATCCCGATTTCGGCGAAGTCGGCATCGCAGTGGTGATCGCCAAGGCGGGCGCGAAGCTGGAGCCCGAGCCGATCCTCGCCACGCTCAAGTCCAGGCTCGCCAACTTCAAGATCCCCAAGCGCTGCTTCGTGGTGAGCGAACTGCCGCGCAACACGATGGGGAAGGTGCAGAAGAACCTGCTGCGGGAGCAGTACAAGGGGCTGTTCGAGGCGCGCGCCTAG
- a CDS encoding DsbA family oxidoreductase: protein MTRLKIDFVSDVACPWCAVGLASLEQALRQLDGEVDAELHFQPFELNPQMGAEGQDITEHLTQKYGSTAEQQAANWESIRRRGAELGFEFRKQGRGRVWNTFDAHRLLHWAGQQSPQAQRALKKALLRAYFTDARNVSDPQVLLEAVRAAGLDPEQARAILSSDSFAREVREQEGFYTQNGIHAVPSVIVNDRHLIQGGQPPEVFEQALRQIAAQQQVG, encoded by the coding sequence ATGACCCGACTCAAGATCGATTTCGTCTCCGATGTCGCGTGCCCCTGGTGCGCCGTCGGACTGGCTTCGCTGGAGCAGGCCTTGCGTCAACTCGACGGGGAGGTCGACGCCGAGCTGCACTTCCAGCCCTTCGAGCTCAATCCGCAGATGGGTGCCGAAGGCCAGGACATCACGGAGCACCTGACGCAGAAGTACGGCTCCACGGCCGAGCAGCAGGCCGCCAACTGGGAGTCGATCCGCCGGCGCGGCGCTGAGCTGGGCTTCGAGTTCCGCAAGCAGGGACGCGGCCGCGTGTGGAACACGTTCGATGCGCACCGGCTGCTTCACTGGGCAGGGCAGCAGTCGCCGCAGGCCCAGCGCGCGCTGAAGAAGGCCTTGCTGCGCGCGTACTTCACCGACGCCCGCAACGTCTCCGATCCGCAGGTGCTGCTCGAAGCCGTGCGGGCCGCGGGGCTGGACCCGGAACAGGCCCGCGCGATCCTGTCGTCGGACTCGTTCGCCCGCGAGGTGCGCGAGCAGGAGGGCTTCTACACGCAGAACGGCATCCACGCCGTTCCGTCGGTGATCGTGAACGACCGCCACCTCATCCAGGGCGGCCAGCCGCCCGAAGTGTTCGAGCAGGCCTTGCGGCAGATCGCCGCGCAGCAGCAGGTCGGCTGA
- a CDS encoding LysE family translocator, with the protein MISPEFLVTSLIVVLIPGTGVLYTVSTGLVQGRAASVYAALGCTAGIVPHLLATVLGLAAVMHTSALAFQVLKYAGVAYLLYVAVATWRDRSAFSVDGSVSRASAMGLVVKAFLLNILNPKLTIFFLAFLPQFVDPAAGRPLLQLLVLSGVFMLMTFVVFVVYGFVAHGFRRLVIESARVQRWLRYGFAAAFAGLGAKLAATDR; encoded by the coding sequence ATGATCTCGCCCGAGTTCCTGGTCACATCCCTGATCGTCGTGCTCATTCCCGGCACCGGCGTGCTCTACACCGTGTCCACCGGGCTGGTCCAGGGCCGCGCCGCCAGCGTGTACGCGGCGCTCGGTTGCACGGCGGGCATCGTGCCGCACCTGCTGGCCACGGTGCTCGGGCTGGCGGCGGTGATGCACACCAGCGCGCTGGCCTTCCAGGTGCTCAAGTACGCGGGCGTGGCCTACCTGCTGTACGTGGCCGTGGCGACCTGGCGCGACCGGTCGGCGTTCTCGGTGGATGGCAGCGTCTCGCGCGCATCGGCCATGGGGCTCGTGGTCAAGGCGTTCCTGCTCAACATCCTCAATCCCAAACTGACGATCTTCTTCCTGGCCTTCCTGCCGCAGTTCGTCGATCCGGCCGCCGGCCGGCCGCTCTTGCAGCTGCTGGTGCTCAGTGGGGTCTTCATGCTGATGACGTTCGTGGTCTTCGTGGTGTATGGATTCGTCGCCCACGGCTTTCGCAGGCTGGTGATCGAATCGGCCCGCGTGCAGCGCTGGCTGCGGTACGGCTTCGCGGCGGCGTTCGCCGGCCTGGGCGCCAAGCTGGCGGCGACGGACCGTTGA